A DNA window from Hevea brasiliensis isolate MT/VB/25A 57/8 chromosome 2, ASM3005281v1, whole genome shotgun sequence contains the following coding sequences:
- the LOC110662736 gene encoding pentatricopeptide repeat-containing protein At1g25360 isoform X1, translating to MYSHHSSPRFFTFLVTRSFSSKARANRYASQLQLCCLQSPISCSFARTVHAHMIASGFKPCGHILNRLIYIYCKSSMLAYARHLFDEILQPDIVARTTLISAYSTTGNLKLAREIFCETPLHVRDTVFYNAMITAYSHNNDGHAAIELFRDMRRNDFSPDNFTFTSVIGALALVAENERQCLQLHCAVVKSGTAFVTSVLNALISTYVKCASSPSVISSSLMGVARRLFDDMPEKDDLSWTTIITGYVKNDDLDSARELFDGNGMCEKMVVAWNAMISGYMHRGLYKEALEMFRKMYLSGMQLDEFTFTSIISVCANAGFFQLGKELHAYILKTEVNPSPDFSLPVNNALITLYWRCGRVDEAREIFNYMPVRDLVSWNAILSGYVNAGRIKEAKSFFEEMPEKNILTWTVMISGLAQNGFGEEGLKLFNQMKILGFEPCDYAFAGAITSCAVLGTLEHGRQLHAQLVRFGFDSSLSAGNALITMYARCGVVEAAHSLFLTMPCVDSVSWNAMIAALGQHGHGGQAIELFEEMLAEGILPDRITFLTVLSACSHAGLVKEGHHYFNSMYAVYGIIPGEDHYARVIDLLCRAGKFSEAKSVMESMPVEPGAPIWEALLAGCRIHGNMDIGIKAAEQLFELKPEHDGTYVQLSNMYAVAGRWADVAKVRKLMRDRGVKKEPGCSWLEVENMVHVFLVDDAVHPEVHAVYNYLDKLCQEMKKLGYVPDTKFVLHDMEFDQKEYALSTHSEKLAVAFGLMKLPRGATIRVFKNLRICGDCHNAIKYMSEVVRREIVVRDGKRFHHFKDGECSCGDYW from the coding sequence ATGTATTCTCACCATTCTAGTCCTCGATTTTTCACTTTCTTGGTGACTCGATCGTTCTCCAGCAAGGCCAGGGCAAACCGTTACGCATCCCAACTTCAATTATGTTGCCTTCAAAGCCCCATATCTTGTTCCTTTGCCCGTACTGTCCATGCCCACATGATAGCTTCTGGGTTCAAGCCATGCGGTCACATCCTCAATCGTTTGATCTATATCTATTGCAAATCATCAATGCTCGCTTACGCTCGCCACCTGTTTGACGAAATTCTCCAGCCAGATATTGTTGCAAGAACGACGTTGATTTCTGCATACTCTACCACTGGGAATCTAAAACTTGCGAGAGAAATATTTTGTGAAACTCCGTTACATGTGCGAGACACTGTTTTCTACAACGCCATGATCACTGCCTACTCACACAACAATGACGGTCATGCTGCTATCGAACTATTTCGTGACATGAGAAGGAATGACTTTAGCCCTGACAATTTTACCTTTACCAGTGTCATTGGTGCATTGGCGCTTGTTGCTGAAAATGAAAGGCAGTGCCTGCAGCTGCATTGCGCGGTGGTGAAGTCAGGGACGGCGTTTGTTACTTCAGTGTTGAATGCGCTAATATCTACTTATGTTAAGTGTGCATCCTCGCCGTCTGTGATATCATCGTCCTTGATGGGCGTAGCTAGGAGATTGTTCGATGATATGCCTGAGAAAGATGACTTGTCGTGGACTACTATTATTACTGGATATGTGAAGAATGATGATCTCGATTCAGCAAGAGAGCTTTTTGATGGGAACGGGATGTGTGAGAAAATGGTGGTGGCGTGGAATGCAATGATTTCCGGCTACATGCATCGTGGGTTATATAAAGAAGCGTTAGAGATGTTTAGGAAGATGTATTTATCAGGAATGCAATTGGATgaatttacatttactagtattattaGCGTTTGTGCGAATGCTGGTTTCTTTCAACTTGGTAAGGAGTTGCACGCTTACATATTAAAAACTGAGGTCAACCCTTCACCAGACTTTTCGTTGCCTGTGAATAATGCATTGATCACTTTATATTGGAGATGTGGTAGAGTTGATGAGGCCCGAGAGATATTTAATTATATGCCGGTGAGAGACCTTGTATCATGGAATGCAATTTTATCCGGCTATGTGAACGCTGGGCGGATAAAAGAAGCTAAATCCTTTTTTGAGGAGATGCCTGAGAAAAACATATTGACATGGACTGTAATGATATCGGGCTTAGCTCAAAATGGGTTTGGGGAAGAGGGTTTGAAACTGTTCAACCAGATGAAAATATTAGGCTTCGAACCATGCGATTATGCATTTGCTGGAGCAATTACTTCTTGTGCTGTGCTTGGAACATTGGAGCATGGACGACAGCTCCATGCTCAACTTGTTAGGTTTGGGTTTGATTCAAGTCTTTCAGCAGGAAATGCACTCATAACAATGTATGCAAGATGTGGTGTTGTTGAAGCTGCTCATTCTTTGTTCCTTACTATGCCTTGTGTTGATTCTGTATCATGGAATGCTATGATTGCAGCACTAGGGCAACATGGCCATGGTGGTCAAGCAATTGAGCTTTTTGAAGAGATGTTGGCAGAAGGCATATTGCCTGATCGGATAACCTTTCTTACAGTACTCTCTGCTTGTAGCCATGCAGGTTTAGTTAAAGAAGGTCACCATTATTTCAATTCAATGTATGCTGTTTATGGTATAATCCCAGGTGAAGATCATTATGCCCGTGTTATTGATTTGTTATGTAGAGCTGGAAAATTCTCAGAAGCAAAGAGTGTGATGGAGTCAATGCCTGTTGAGCCCGGTGCTCCAATTTGGGAGGCTCTTCTTGCTGGCTGTCGGATACATGGGAACATGGATATTGGCATTAAAGCTGCCGAGCAGCTTTTTGAGCTGAAGCCTGAACATGATGGAACCTATGTACAGTTGTCAAACATGTATGCTGTAGCAGGCAGATGGGCTGATGTGGCGAAAGTGCGGAAGTTAATGAGGGACCGAGGGGTTAAGAAGGAGCCTGGTTGTAGTTGGCTCGAGGTTGAAAATATGGTCCATGTCTTCTTGGTTGATGATGCTGTGCACCCTGAGGTGCATGCAGTTTACAATTATCTTGATAAGCTGTGCCAGGAAATGAAAAAATTAGGGTATGTCCCTGACACAAAGTTTGTGTTGCATGATATGGAGTTTGACCAAAAAGAATATGCCTTGTCTACTCACAGTGAGAAGCTTGCAGTTGCTTTTGGGCTTATGAAACTTCCCCGTGGAGCCACCATTAGGGTTTTCAAGAACCTTAGGATCTGTGGTGATTGCCATAATGCGATCAAATATATGTCAGAAGTTGTTAGGAGAGAAATTGTTGTGAGAGATGGAAAGAGGTTTCATCACTTCAAGGATGGTGAATGCTCTTGTGGTGATTATTGGTGA
- the LOC110662736 gene encoding pentatricopeptide repeat-containing protein At1g25360 isoform X2 has protein sequence MIASGFKPCGHILNRLIYIYCKSSMLAYARHLFDEILQPDIVARTTLISAYSTTGNLKLAREIFCETPLHVRDTVFYNAMITAYSHNNDGHAAIELFRDMRRNDFSPDNFTFTSVIGALALVAENERQCLQLHCAVVKSGTAFVTSVLNALISTYVKCASSPSVISSSLMGVARRLFDDMPEKDDLSWTTIITGYVKNDDLDSARELFDGNGMCEKMVVAWNAMISGYMHRGLYKEALEMFRKMYLSGMQLDEFTFTSIISVCANAGFFQLGKELHAYILKTEVNPSPDFSLPVNNALITLYWRCGRVDEAREIFNYMPVRDLVSWNAILSGYVNAGRIKEAKSFFEEMPEKNILTWTVMISGLAQNGFGEEGLKLFNQMKILGFEPCDYAFAGAITSCAVLGTLEHGRQLHAQLVRFGFDSSLSAGNALITMYARCGVVEAAHSLFLTMPCVDSVSWNAMIAALGQHGHGGQAIELFEEMLAEGILPDRITFLTVLSACSHAGLVKEGHHYFNSMYAVYGIIPGEDHYARVIDLLCRAGKFSEAKSVMESMPVEPGAPIWEALLAGCRIHGNMDIGIKAAEQLFELKPEHDGTYVQLSNMYAVAGRWADVAKVRKLMRDRGVKKEPGCSWLEVENMVHVFLVDDAVHPEVHAVYNYLDKLCQEMKKLGYVPDTKFVLHDMEFDQKEYALSTHSEKLAVAFGLMKLPRGATIRVFKNLRICGDCHNAIKYMSEVVRREIVVRDGKRFHHFKDGECSCGDYW, from the coding sequence ATGATAGCTTCTGGGTTCAAGCCATGCGGTCACATCCTCAATCGTTTGATCTATATCTATTGCAAATCATCAATGCTCGCTTACGCTCGCCACCTGTTTGACGAAATTCTCCAGCCAGATATTGTTGCAAGAACGACGTTGATTTCTGCATACTCTACCACTGGGAATCTAAAACTTGCGAGAGAAATATTTTGTGAAACTCCGTTACATGTGCGAGACACTGTTTTCTACAACGCCATGATCACTGCCTACTCACACAACAATGACGGTCATGCTGCTATCGAACTATTTCGTGACATGAGAAGGAATGACTTTAGCCCTGACAATTTTACCTTTACCAGTGTCATTGGTGCATTGGCGCTTGTTGCTGAAAATGAAAGGCAGTGCCTGCAGCTGCATTGCGCGGTGGTGAAGTCAGGGACGGCGTTTGTTACTTCAGTGTTGAATGCGCTAATATCTACTTATGTTAAGTGTGCATCCTCGCCGTCTGTGATATCATCGTCCTTGATGGGCGTAGCTAGGAGATTGTTCGATGATATGCCTGAGAAAGATGACTTGTCGTGGACTACTATTATTACTGGATATGTGAAGAATGATGATCTCGATTCAGCAAGAGAGCTTTTTGATGGGAACGGGATGTGTGAGAAAATGGTGGTGGCGTGGAATGCAATGATTTCCGGCTACATGCATCGTGGGTTATATAAAGAAGCGTTAGAGATGTTTAGGAAGATGTATTTATCAGGAATGCAATTGGATgaatttacatttactagtattattaGCGTTTGTGCGAATGCTGGTTTCTTTCAACTTGGTAAGGAGTTGCACGCTTACATATTAAAAACTGAGGTCAACCCTTCACCAGACTTTTCGTTGCCTGTGAATAATGCATTGATCACTTTATATTGGAGATGTGGTAGAGTTGATGAGGCCCGAGAGATATTTAATTATATGCCGGTGAGAGACCTTGTATCATGGAATGCAATTTTATCCGGCTATGTGAACGCTGGGCGGATAAAAGAAGCTAAATCCTTTTTTGAGGAGATGCCTGAGAAAAACATATTGACATGGACTGTAATGATATCGGGCTTAGCTCAAAATGGGTTTGGGGAAGAGGGTTTGAAACTGTTCAACCAGATGAAAATATTAGGCTTCGAACCATGCGATTATGCATTTGCTGGAGCAATTACTTCTTGTGCTGTGCTTGGAACATTGGAGCATGGACGACAGCTCCATGCTCAACTTGTTAGGTTTGGGTTTGATTCAAGTCTTTCAGCAGGAAATGCACTCATAACAATGTATGCAAGATGTGGTGTTGTTGAAGCTGCTCATTCTTTGTTCCTTACTATGCCTTGTGTTGATTCTGTATCATGGAATGCTATGATTGCAGCACTAGGGCAACATGGCCATGGTGGTCAAGCAATTGAGCTTTTTGAAGAGATGTTGGCAGAAGGCATATTGCCTGATCGGATAACCTTTCTTACAGTACTCTCTGCTTGTAGCCATGCAGGTTTAGTTAAAGAAGGTCACCATTATTTCAATTCAATGTATGCTGTTTATGGTATAATCCCAGGTGAAGATCATTATGCCCGTGTTATTGATTTGTTATGTAGAGCTGGAAAATTCTCAGAAGCAAAGAGTGTGATGGAGTCAATGCCTGTTGAGCCCGGTGCTCCAATTTGGGAGGCTCTTCTTGCTGGCTGTCGGATACATGGGAACATGGATATTGGCATTAAAGCTGCCGAGCAGCTTTTTGAGCTGAAGCCTGAACATGATGGAACCTATGTACAGTTGTCAAACATGTATGCTGTAGCAGGCAGATGGGCTGATGTGGCGAAAGTGCGGAAGTTAATGAGGGACCGAGGGGTTAAGAAGGAGCCTGGTTGTAGTTGGCTCGAGGTTGAAAATATGGTCCATGTCTTCTTGGTTGATGATGCTGTGCACCCTGAGGTGCATGCAGTTTACAATTATCTTGATAAGCTGTGCCAGGAAATGAAAAAATTAGGGTATGTCCCTGACACAAAGTTTGTGTTGCATGATATGGAGTTTGACCAAAAAGAATATGCCTTGTCTACTCACAGTGAGAAGCTTGCAGTTGCTTTTGGGCTTATGAAACTTCCCCGTGGAGCCACCATTAGGGTTTTCAAGAACCTTAGGATCTGTGGTGATTGCCATAATGCGATCAAATATATGTCAGAAGTTGTTAGGAGAGAAATTGTTGTGAGAGATGGAAAGAGGTTTCATCACTTCAAGGATGGTGAATGCTCTTGTGGTGATTATTGGTGA